A window from Mycobacterium saskatchewanense encodes these proteins:
- a CDS encoding LysR family transcriptional regulator, translating into MLFRQLEYFVAVAQERHFARAAEKCYVSQPALSAAIAKLERELDVTLINRGHSFEGLTPEGERLVVWAKRILAEHDAFKAEVHAVRSGITGTLRLGTVPTASTTASLLLSAFCSAHPLVKVHILSRLAATELYRRLRDFELDAAIVHAEPGEVHDVNLVPLYEERYVLLSSADMLPAGASTLSWPEAAQLPLALLTPDMRDRQIVDKAFADHDITVTPQVETDSVASLFAQAATGDWACIVPHTWLWTSTLNAEIRAVELVDPTLKSGVALATSSAGPGSPIARALSASAGRLRLDEFFGAQLTTITRRR; encoded by the coding sequence AGCCCGCGCTGTCGGCGGCGATCGCCAAGCTGGAACGCGAGCTGGACGTCACACTGATCAACCGTGGGCACAGCTTCGAGGGTCTCACCCCCGAGGGTGAGCGGTTGGTGGTCTGGGCCAAGCGCATTCTCGCCGAGCACGATGCGTTCAAGGCCGAGGTGCACGCGGTGCGGTCGGGCATCACCGGAACGCTCCGGCTGGGCACGGTACCGACCGCCTCGACGACGGCCTCGCTCCTGCTTTCCGCGTTCTGCTCGGCGCATCCACTGGTCAAGGTGCACATACTTTCTCGCCTGGCTGCCACCGAATTGTACCGGCGCCTGCGCGACTTCGAGTTGGACGCCGCGATCGTCCACGCCGAGCCCGGCGAGGTTCACGACGTCAACCTGGTGCCCCTCTATGAGGAGCGGTACGTGTTGCTCTCGTCGGCGGACATGTTGCCCGCCGGCGCGTCGACGCTGAGCTGGCCCGAGGCCGCACAGCTGCCCCTTGCGCTGTTGACACCCGACATGCGAGACCGTCAGATCGTTGACAAAGCCTTCGCCGATCACGACATCACCGTGACGCCGCAAGTCGAAACGGACTCCGTCGCTTCGCTGTTCGCTCAGGCCGCCACGGGCGACTGGGCGTGCATCGTTCCGCACACCTGGCTGTGGACGTCGACGTTGAATGCCGAGATCCGGGCGGTGGAGTTGGTCGACCCGACCCTCAAGTCCGGCGTTGCGCTCGCCACCAGCTCCGCCGGCCCCGGGTCGCCGATTGCCCGGGCGCTCAGCGCATCCGCCGGACGGCTGCGGCTCGACGAGTTCTTCGGTGCGCAGCTGACGACGATCACGCGGCGGCGCTGA